One region of Pseudoalteromonas galatheae genomic DNA includes:
- a CDS encoding efflux RND transporter permease subunit has product MSALHENKPSIMDIFVNRPVLAIVVSLLIVLAGFNAARDISVQQYPKIESASLVINTVYTGAAADVVKGYVTEPIERVASTVPGVDYVDSITTSGLSKVTAWLELNHSTTDALAELTTRLNQIKFELPSGAEDPAIQIVRADSPYAVFYLDVESQGLPRNNVSDYLIRNVVPSMSDIPGVQKVTLEGGRDPAMRIWLDTEKLAIYGVSASDVFAALQANNTIATLGYSENNRQRIDLMANTSLKTVADFNNLVVKEIDGTQLKLGNIATIELGEAEGMVTARLDDHETVFLAVWALPGANEIDIGDALYKKIDEINTILPDGMYLRIGYDGTLYMRDSIKEIFTTLGETVLLVGIVVLAMMGSFRTAMVPLVTIPISILGAIAVISAMGFSLNLLTILAIVLSVGLVVDDAIVVVENVARHMREGKPRLQAALISSRQLLVPIIAMTLTLAAVYAPIGFLTGLTGFLFREFAFTLAIAVLISGLVAITLSPIMSAYVNPEGGKEGKLTQKVNGYFDRLQAFYFRALDTLFKWRPQVFFVAIMFSLLSVPFYLLSQKELAPIEDQSSIQVVVEAPPESSQAYTSAKMNDTAEVMNATEGAEFTWQIITAAAGFGGVELAPFDERENSVHDLLYDLYGRLGSVTGLSLFPILPASLPTAGQFDVEVVFRASDDPTAMKQYADEIIQRATASGSFMFVNTDLKIDLPQAELEIDRELVADLGLSLSSVNEQLSIYMSNNFANYFNKEGKAYRVIPIVGDGERYNPENILNMQVRTDAGDLIPISAFATLRTFTSPRVLGSFNQQNSFRILAGTLPHITKEQALTQVEEIAADVLPSHYSIDYAGESRQLRKEGNTMVGVLLFAMIVVFFLLTIQFNSFRDPLVVLLGCAPLALAGALMLPFLSLTTVNIYSQIGLITLIGLIAKNGILIVEFANHLQLEGKSKFEAVKGAAATRLRPILMTTGATVLGHFPLVLVTGAGAEARNSIGIILVAGMLIGTFFTLIVLPLLYEKLASDHRGEAETIETYPEAQLAGKVSMT; this is encoded by the coding sequence ATGAGTGCATTACACGAAAATAAGCCGTCTATCATGGATATTTTTGTTAACCGGCCGGTACTGGCAATAGTGGTGTCATTGCTTATTGTACTAGCGGGTTTTAATGCCGCCCGAGATATATCAGTGCAGCAATATCCAAAAATAGAAAGTGCCTCACTGGTGATCAACACTGTCTATACAGGCGCTGCCGCAGACGTCGTAAAAGGCTATGTTACCGAGCCAATCGAGCGAGTGGCCTCTACCGTTCCGGGTGTCGACTATGTAGACTCGATAACTACCTCGGGACTTAGCAAAGTCACCGCTTGGCTTGAACTTAATCACAGTACCACCGACGCCTTGGCTGAGCTAACCACCCGCTTAAACCAGATTAAGTTTGAGTTACCCAGCGGAGCGGAAGATCCAGCCATTCAAATCGTGCGTGCCGACAGCCCGTATGCGGTATTCTATCTCGATGTAGAATCTCAAGGTCTGCCACGTAATAACGTGAGCGATTATTTGATCCGAAATGTTGTCCCTTCTATGTCTGATATTCCCGGTGTACAAAAAGTGACACTGGAAGGTGGCCGCGATCCAGCAATGCGAATTTGGCTCGATACCGAAAAACTCGCTATCTATGGCGTAAGTGCTAGCGATGTATTTGCTGCACTACAAGCAAACAACACCATTGCCACCTTAGGTTACAGTGAAAATAACAGACAACGCATCGACCTGATGGCCAATACCTCGTTAAAAACGGTAGCCGATTTTAACAACCTAGTGGTAAAAGAAATCGATGGCACGCAACTCAAGCTTGGTAACATCGCCACGATAGAACTCGGTGAAGCCGAAGGCATGGTAACCGCACGCCTTGATGACCACGAAACGGTATTCTTAGCGGTGTGGGCATTACCAGGTGCTAATGAAATTGATATTGGTGACGCGCTGTATAAAAAGATTGATGAGATTAATACCATCTTACCCGACGGTATGTATCTAAGAATTGGCTACGATGGCACGCTTTATATGCGTGATTCCATAAAAGAAATCTTCACCACGCTTGGGGAAACCGTCCTACTCGTGGGGATTGTTGTACTCGCTATGATGGGCTCGTTTAGAACCGCTATGGTGCCGCTGGTTACCATTCCTATCTCGATTTTAGGCGCAATCGCGGTGATCTCAGCAATGGGCTTTTCACTCAACCTACTGACTATTTTAGCTATCGTGCTTTCTGTTGGGTTAGTGGTGGATGACGCCATCGTAGTAGTTGAAAACGTTGCGCGCCATATGCGCGAAGGCAAACCCAGATTACAAGCGGCGCTTATCAGTTCACGTCAATTACTCGTCCCAATAATTGCCATGACGTTGACCCTTGCAGCGGTCTACGCGCCAATCGGATTTTTAACAGGTTTAACGGGGTTCTTATTCAGAGAGTTCGCGTTCACCCTAGCCATTGCGGTGTTAATTTCTGGATTGGTTGCTATAACCTTGTCGCCCATTATGAGTGCTTACGTTAACCCCGAAGGCGGTAAAGAAGGTAAATTAACGCAAAAGGTCAATGGCTATTTTGATCGATTACAAGCGTTTTATTTTCGTGCACTCGATACCTTGTTTAAGTGGCGTCCACAGGTCTTTTTTGTCGCTATCATGTTCTCTTTGTTGTCGGTGCCGTTTTACCTGTTATCACAAAAAGAGCTAGCCCCTATCGAAGATCAAAGCAGTATCCAAGTCGTAGTGGAAGCACCACCAGAGTCTTCTCAAGCTTATACTTCAGCGAAAATGAATGACACTGCCGAGGTCATGAACGCCACTGAAGGCGCTGAGTTTACTTGGCAGATTATTACGGCGGCAGCAGGCTTTGGTGGTGTAGAGCTTGCACCATTTGATGAGCGAGAAAATTCAGTACACGACTTACTATACGACCTATACGGCCGGTTAGGCAGCGTCACTGGACTAAGTTTATTCCCTATTTTACCTGCATCGCTTCCTACCGCAGGGCAGTTTGACGTTGAAGTGGTATTCCGTGCCAGTGACGACCCAACCGCGATGAAGCAGTACGCCGATGAGATTATTCAACGCGCCACCGCCAGTGGCAGCTTTATGTTCGTCAATACCGACCTAAAAATCGACCTGCCGCAAGCCGAGCTTGAAATCGACCGAGAGCTGGTTGCAGACTTAGGTCTCAGTTTGTCGTCGGTAAACGAGCAACTTAGTATTTATATGTCTAATAATTTTGCCAACTACTTCAACAAAGAAGGTAAAGCCTACCGCGTCATTCCCATTGTGGGCGATGGCGAAAGGTACAATCCTGAGAACATTCTTAATATGCAAGTAAGAACCGATGCTGGCGATCTTATTCCAATTTCAGCGTTTGCTACCTTACGTACTTTTACAAGCCCTAGAGTGCTTGGCTCATTCAATCAGCAAAACTCGTTTAGAATCTTGGCAGGCACACTGCCACACATAACCAAAGAGCAAGCGCTCACACAGGTAGAAGAAATTGCAGCAGACGTCTTACCTAGTCACTACTCCATTGACTACGCAGGTGAATCAAGACAGCTAAGAAAAGAAGGCAACACCATGGTTGGCGTACTTTTGTTTGCCATGATAGTGGTGTTTTTCTTACTGACTATCCAGTTCAACAGCTTTAGAGATCCGCTCGTGGTACTACTCGGCTGCGCACCGCTGGCACTCGCTGGTGCATTGATGCTGCCGTTTTTATCACTTACAACAGTCAATATTTACAGCCAAATCGGCCTAATTACGCTCATCGGTTTAATAGCCAAAAATGGCATCTTGATTGTTGAATTTGCGAACCATTTACAGCTTGAAGGTAAATCGAAATTTGAGGCGGTAAAAGGGGCTGCGGCCACACGTCTAAGACCTATACTGATGACCACAGGTGCAACCGTGCTTGGTCACTTTCCGTTGGTATTGGTAACCGGTGCAGGCGCAGAAGCGCGCAACAGCATAGGTATTATCTTAGTCGCAGGCATGCTCATCGGTACTTTCTTCACTTTGATTGTCTTACCGCTACTTTATGAAAAGTTAGCCAGCGATCACCGTGGTGAAGCAGAAACTATTGAAACCTACCCAGAAGCGCAATTGGCAGGCAAAGTCAGTATGACGTGA
- a CDS encoding efflux RND transporter periplasmic adaptor subunit — translation MNIKRWLMAVVIILIVITSLGFVKFTQIQAAIAFGESFPEPSASVKSTYVSTTEYIKSVKVVGQLHAKRTVTISNEYPGLITYVGFKPGEQVEENQVLLRLDSSIDEANLLAAKARVKLAKSTYQRVAKLLEQKRISPDEVDKAEAEVAINQAEVKRLTTLIEKKTIRAPYPGQTGLEQYQVGQLLDANSEITFLVGLDDSIWVDFKIPQTLPQPSIGEDVSVAISNANGQLPARVSAKMPMVDVASRQQSYRAELQNSNGTLSHNKMVLVNVPMEVVSAAIVPTNAITRNHFGEFVYVLEKDESQNWRAKPVKITLGDKVNDQQLVLSGLSGGEFIAAEGAFKLQENLLVYTDQVAAVDGNNGGQ, via the coding sequence ATGAATATTAAACGCTGGCTTATGGCCGTTGTCATTATTCTCATCGTTATTACCAGTCTTGGCTTTGTTAAGTTTACACAAATCCAAGCGGCAATCGCCTTTGGGGAATCTTTTCCGGAACCTTCGGCTTCAGTCAAAAGCACGTATGTATCAACTACTGAATATATTAAATCGGTTAAGGTTGTAGGCCAGCTTCACGCCAAACGCACCGTCACCATTAGTAACGAGTATCCCGGCCTTATCACTTACGTCGGCTTTAAGCCCGGCGAGCAAGTGGAGGAGAATCAGGTATTACTGCGCCTAGACAGCAGCATTGATGAGGCAAATCTACTAGCAGCTAAAGCTCGAGTAAAACTCGCTAAATCCACTTATCAACGAGTTGCCAAATTACTTGAACAAAAGCGGATCAGCCCTGATGAGGTAGACAAAGCCGAAGCCGAGGTGGCAATTAATCAGGCTGAAGTAAAACGATTAACCACGTTAATCGAGAAAAAAACCATTCGTGCCCCTTATCCGGGTCAAACAGGGTTAGAGCAATATCAAGTCGGTCAATTGCTGGATGCCAATAGCGAAATCACGTTCTTGGTTGGGTTAGACGACAGTATTTGGGTAGATTTCAAAATTCCACAAACCTTACCACAACCTAGTATAGGCGAAGATGTTAGCGTGGCAATTTCTAATGCCAATGGCCAATTACCCGCTCGCGTATCTGCCAAAATGCCAATGGTCGATGTCGCATCGCGTCAACAAAGTTATCGTGCAGAGCTACAAAACAGCAATGGCACACTCAGCCACAATAAAATGGTGTTAGTCAATGTACCAATGGAGGTCGTGAGTGCCGCGATAGTGCCAACCAATGCAATTACGCGCAATCACTTTGGCGAGTTTGTTTATGTACTTGAAAAGGACGAGAGCCAAAACTGGCGAGCAAAGCCAGTAAAAATCACTTTAGGCGATAAGGTCAACGACCAGCAACTTGTACTATCTGGCCTTAGCGGTGGTGAATTTATTGCTGCTGAAGGCGCATTCAAGCTACAAGAAAACTTACTGGTTTATACCGATCAGGTTGCCGCTGTTGATGGCAACAACGGAGGTCAGTAA
- a CDS encoding TetR/AcrR family transcriptional regulator: protein MAPAPKYDKETQQRMILNAAEQCINESSVTDFTMAKVSLLAGLSMGSIYKFVQTKEDLVMALAYESFTHTSSVFKQVLSLPLSTPERMLAVCLISPQKLKRFSFDYELQSYSTNEAVIKRASEFWTNKIIDSCDGCESVFKQALIDGIEAGELQATPDLHDMVEEIIITGWALTVGYEQVMRLQQTKQIVEGTASLLAPLELNDPVIRSTVRLLNSYPWQQPITQDSLVRIEKELQTLKLR, encoded by the coding sequence ATGGCACCGGCACCTAAATATGATAAAGAAACCCAGCAACGCATGATTTTAAACGCTGCAGAACAATGCATTAATGAGTCTTCAGTCACTGACTTTACAATGGCAAAGGTCTCTTTGCTTGCAGGATTGTCTATGGGCTCAATCTATAAATTTGTGCAGACTAAAGAAGATCTAGTAATGGCGCTGGCCTATGAATCTTTTACCCATACATCCAGTGTTTTTAAGCAAGTGTTGTCCTTACCACTTAGCACGCCAGAACGCATGCTCGCAGTGTGTCTTATCTCGCCACAAAAGCTTAAACGCTTCTCTTTTGATTATGAATTACAGTCCTACTCCACCAATGAGGCGGTTATCAAAAGAGCTTCTGAGTTTTGGACCAATAAAATTATCGATTCATGTGACGGTTGTGAAAGCGTGTTTAAACAAGCACTCATTGATGGTATTGAAGCGGGTGAGTTACAAGCTACACCAGATCTACACGACATGGTAGAAGAAATCATCATCACCGGTTGGGCGCTTACCGTAGGATATGAGCAAGTAATGCGCTTACAACAAACTAAGCAAATTGTAGAGGGCACAGCGTCGCTACTCGCACCACTTGAACTAAACGATCCAGTTATTCGCAGTACCGTGCGATTGCTTAACAGTTATCCATGGCAACAGCCTATCACACAAGACTCACTGGTACGCATAGAGAAAGAATTGCAAACGCTCAAACTTCGTTAA
- a CDS encoding alpha/beta hydrolase produces MNHLLHAACTSFAACVASIASAKAIYPDVPEQINPSAKYVFYSHGYIVEGDNETPIHKRWGKYDFPAIKQALSDDAYTLIAEHRPKGVAPETYTKTLVSKVRKLLDVGVSASNITLVGFSRGGALTIMASDALKNDAIHYVILAGCAGLIKSKTEIQLYGKVLSVYETSDQVGSCDFVKARSANLKSFTELSISTGKEHGAFYVPREEWLKPVKSWILNH; encoded by the coding sequence ATGAATCACTTACTACATGCTGCATGCACCTCATTTGCTGCTTGCGTAGCGTCAATCGCCTCTGCAAAAGCAATTTACCCAGATGTACCAGAGCAGATTAATCCATCTGCCAAATACGTTTTTTACTCTCATGGCTATATCGTTGAAGGTGATAATGAAACGCCTATTCATAAGCGCTGGGGTAAATATGACTTTCCAGCCATCAAACAAGCTTTAAGTGATGATGCCTATACGCTAATTGCTGAGCACCGACCTAAAGGCGTCGCACCAGAAACATACACAAAAACCCTAGTTAGCAAGGTCCGCAAATTACTGGACGTGGGCGTCAGCGCCAGCAACATTACGCTCGTGGGGTTTTCTCGCGGTGGTGCATTAACGATAATGGCAAGTGATGCATTAAAAAATGATGCTATTCACTACGTGATACTTGCGGGCTGCGCTGGGCTTATCAAAAGTAAAACCGAAATTCAGCTCTACGGCAAGGTGTTGTCCGTTTACGAAACCTCAGATCAAGTAGGTTCTTGCGATTTTGTGAAAGCACGCTCAGCAAACCTCAAAAGCTTTACGGAGCTTTCGATTTCAACCGGTAAGGAGCACGGCGCTTTCTATGTCCCAAGAGAGGAGTGGTTGAAGCCCGTTAAAAGCTGGATTTTAAACCACTAA